Genomic DNA from Candidozyma auris chromosome 1, complete sequence:
TCAAAGTTATAGATGGTGACGAAGAGGTGCGATTACGGGGAAGAGATGAGGCTGGGAACAGTGCGCATGGCTGAATTTTTTCTCTGCCATATATTACTCATTGACTCTGATGGCACCCTGGAAAGGTATTCAGCAGGCAATTGAGCCAACAGTGGTGAGACTTGTAGATAAATGTAAGGGCTATATGAGAATTGGATGAGATCGCTGGTGAAGTTTCATGGGTACCAAATACATAATTGTACAGCCTGTTCCGTGTACTGTGGATGGCTTCAATAGACAGTATACAGATGAAAGTCGAGGTACGCTGTGAAATAAATCTTATACTTAAGGATAAAAATCTGCAAAGAAAGTCGACAAAATGATAACTGACAACGAGGTGTGCCTGAAGAGTTGATAATTAGACTTACACTTCTAGGTATTTCAAAGCAAATGTAGATGAATCCATGATACTTGGGACCTCGAGTATGCAAAATCCAGCTCCTTTAGGAGAAGGCAGTCAGGACAAAGTTCTCTATAAAAGTCTTCGAATGAACATAAGCATATTTAATTTTCCATTCAGGGTGTCTCTATTAGTTAGGCTGACACGCTTTCTTGGGGAGCATGATGGCCGTGAAAAGGTCTATCCAGACAGTTGGTTTCAACTAAAACTGAACGGCTTCAAGGACATCCTAGGTTCATATTCCATTATTCTCATATCATACTTGCTTCGAATAAAGCTGATTGATACATTTGAAAACCTCTCGTTGGTCATTGAACGTGAGCAAAACTAAGAAAATTGGATTCTCTAGCTTTGCAACAGGTAATCTCAAAACAACCCGAATTGAAATAGCCTTTTTGATAAGCCTATTAGTTTACAAGTGTAGACAATTACATCATGGTCGTAAGGCCGCTCATCTGCTGTCTTGGAATTGCAGTTGATTGTAAGCCTAAGTATGAAGGAGCTGAACTGACCGCGTGTTCGGAACATAAAGTTTCTCAACGTCACTAGACACTAAACAGTCATTATTCGTGTTTTATTAATACAAGCTGCGCTTGTGATATGTACAAGTATATTTTATATTGCAACGTCACCGGAGCCCACAATGCCTTCAAATTTGTAGTTTTCCTCGCTAGGAGTCTTTATCTCCTCACCCTGCTCGTTCACTGGGGTGTACAAGTAGTAAGACAACAATGCATTCACCACTGCCCTAGTCTTTGCTTCGTTCAATGAAGCACCCACACCTTCTCCCAACTTGTGTCCGCCAGAAAAGGCTCCCGCAACGAAAATGGCATGCGTGGACAATCTACCAGTTTCAGCAATTAGCCTGATCTCTAGTGGGTCTTCGAGTTCCAACTTCTCGCACAACCTAGTCAACTCTCTTGTGGGCCTGCTAAACTGGAACATCTCATGCAAGGGGATTTTTCTTGATAAAATATGGGATTGGATAAATTTTTTGGCGCTTTCTTCGCCTGCGTGGGTGTACATACCGCCAATGATGGCCTTGACGGCCTCAGCATAGgcttcctcctcttttgtcaagaaggtctTTGTGTTCTTATCGTACGAACCCAATTCGCTTAACTCCACAataccttcttcttgaggagcATCTTTGGCCTCTTCGGACAAAAACCTCAATCTACCGAATGTCAAAAACTCTGGCTCGTTGGCAAGATACTTCTGCAACTTGGTTCTCACGTCGGTTTCGATACCCCATGAACGACCGATTTCTGCCAAGCTGTAGGGACCTATGTATGCGTTTGTGGCCTCGTTGTGTACTGGCAAGGGAAGTCTAGGATATTTCATCAATAAGTGCTCGCTGATGTAGTATGCTAGTAAATTCAGGCCAAGGATGCTCAATCCGTGGTTATTGGCCAACCCAGTGGACTTGTCACAGTTCAACGCCTGCGACAATGTGGACAAGCTGTAAGACTCAGGCAAACGTAACCTGTGATGCAATGCCACCAATGGAGGCGACTGCTGCGCTGTGGATTCGGGGAGTCTATGGGTAAATATGTTGGCTTTGTAGGAGCCATAGTCCGTGAGGGAGTCGTAAGATGTGTTTAAGGAAGGGTCCAATTTCAGAACGTGATATGAGGCCAGCGGGAGGAGGCGAGCAGCACGGAAGAGACGAGGGCCTATCCGAGGACTGCCTTTGGAAAGGAGCCTCAACATGTTTTATCGactgatgaagatgacttGAAAGATCCAGAGTTTTTCAAAGCGTACTAGTAaattttttcctcctttcCTATGTGCACTACACTTGTCGAATGTTCCCAATAGACTGGGCATTGACAGACCCCAACTATATATCAGAGGTAAATCGAGTAAAAAATTTATTAGTTTTTCAGAAATGCTTGAGCAGCCTGAAGGTATCAAATCCCATTTTCTGGGAGCTTACCCTTTTCACATCATTAACTCAAAAGTACACTAAATCTTGCAGACAACTGATGCTTTCGATCTATCATGACGAAAAGACCTGAAACCTGATCCATTTTAttcctcttgcttcttcttcttttgtatTTAATAGCCCACTGGCTTTACCGTGGTAAGAATCCTAGATGGGCGTGCGCGCACCGGAAAACTCCCAACCAACCATATTCTCATAATTAGTCTTACACAGAGCTCCTGCTATATCACATCCCATTACATCAACATGGCTCACGCTCCTCCTTTAAATATCTATGCCGTTGGGGCCATGTCCTCTGTGTTGGTGATCTATGCCTGGCTTAAGTCACCAATCAAGTACAAGTGGGCTGCTGAGAACAGGATCAGCCCAAAGGCAGACTTGGCCTGGAGAAACAGCGCCCAGAAGTGGCTTGACAACAACTAGACGATTTGATATCTTTGCATGTACACTACCTTTACAATAAatatttcatgaaattgattGTAGAAAATGCTAACAGTTTATCCTATCTTTATAGTCGTGAGCGGGATGGCATTTTTGTTATCTCCATACTGCAACTTTACCAAATCGCTTTCGATCTTGAGGAAACACCAGAGCCATCTTCTTATAAtttcaaggagctcaagtGTGGCGAATCCCAATGACAAGAAATCAAGTCCAAACAAAAAGTTGCCCACTTTGTTTTTGAGGCCAAGTCTTACTTCGGTTTCCTTTATAACAAACAACTTGAGGATCCATATGAAACGGAGAATAAAGTCTAGGACGACTATGCCATAGTATGCAATGAAGTTGTTATAGACTAACTTGTTTGGTTCTCTCAAAATGATCCATCGTGAACCCTTCCTGTGCAAAATTATATCAAACACATTGAATCCCCAGTCCATTTTTATATCCCAAAAGAACAGGAAGGACGCGCTCACCGTGGAACTCATGTACCACCAGAAGTTGAGCGTGTTCAATTGAGCCGAGACGTCCTCGTTCTCCGTGAGGTGTGTCATCTTATGTTTGATCAAAAAGTTTACCACTATGGGGCCCAAACTGATGAAGTACTTAAAAAAGTTGAACAAATGCTGCCTCTGTTTCGTCAGCTGAAACTCATACCAACACTGCTTCATTCTTATTATTGCAGGGATAGAAAGAACCGCAGTCTCAAACCCAGCGTTATAGTTCAGCTCTGTGGGGATGTACGTCTTCCAGACAAACATACTCCAGTCGTTTATAACTCTCCCATATGATATCATTGAATCTGACAAAAGGATGTCATTGGTTCTCATTGTCGACGAATTAATGTCGCCAACTAGTATGCGTCTCATGGTTGTATGGATTCTAACTGCCCCGACAGATCCTTTTTGTAAAAAAAACCTGTAAGCGGTATGAAGCATCAAAATTGTCGGCAGTACCAGCCGAAGAATCCAAAAGATTTTTGAGTCGTTATCTAGAAATGGTGCCGATACCCAGTATACAAGTAGACCACTGAGGTTGGGTAGTAGTGTCACCTTTATATTGTTCTTGATTCCATTGAGCAAGAGCTGGTTCTCGGTGACATCAGCCGGAGTACTTGTAGCAAACTCCCCATACTTGGATTCGTCGATATACGATCCGCCCGAGTACTTATGTGGCGAGTATGAAAGGTTTATCAAGGCCAACACGTTGATGCCATGGATTCTATAACAGTACCAAACTAAAGCGTACCATAGATGTATCCCCAATTGTATGAAAAAGAGGATTCTGAAAGGAAGCGGAAGAATGTCGTTGAACTTAAAGTCGTCGAttgacatcttcaagatgcAGCTGCCGTGTATGGTCGGCTATGTTGATGTGAGGTACTAGTGTCTTAAAAAAGTCGCGAGAATATGAGTGCGGTGAATATTGGCACAGATAATGCCCGGAATAAGGATTCAAATTGATAAACTAACATTAGGTTTTGGAAGTCTAGGGCCATCTCCGATCAAGACAATCTACATGATTCTACCGTGCACATGAGCAGAGTTTTGAGCTTCAGACAATAGTATTAGTTGTAATCAG
This window encodes:
- the MRPL3 gene encoding mitochondrial 54S ribosomal protein mL44; the encoded protein is MLRLLSKGSPRIGPRLFRAARLLPSASYHVSKLDPSLNTSYDSLTDYGSYKANIFTHRLPESTAQQSPPLVALHHRLRLPESYSLSTLSQALNCDKSTGLANNHGLSILGSNLLAYYISEHLLMKYPRLPLPVHNEATNAYIGPYSLAEIGRSWGIETDVRTKLQKYLANEPEFLTFGRLRFLSEEAKDAPQEEGIVELSELGSYDKNTKTFLTKEEEAYAEAVKAIIGGMYTHAGEESAKKFIQSHILSRKIPLHEMFQFSRPTRELTRLCEKLELEDPLEIRLIAETGRLSTHAIFVAGAFSGGHKLGEGVGASLNEAKTRAVVNALLSYYLYTPVNEQGEEIKTPSEENYKFEGIVGSGDVAI
- the ERD1 gene encoding Erd1p, translated to MSIDDFKFNDILPLPFRILFFIQLGIHLWYALVWYCYRIHGINVLALINLSYSPHKYSGGSYIDESKYGEFATSTPADVTENQLLLNGIKNNIKVTLLPNLSGLLVYWVSAPFLDNDSKIFWILRSVSPTILMLHTAYRFFLQKGSVGAVRIHTTMRRILVGDINSSTMRTNDILLSDSMISYGRVINDWSMFVWKTYIPTESNYNAGFETAVLSIPAIIRMKQCWYEFQSTKQRQHLFNFFKYFISLGPIVVNFLIKHKMTHLTENEDVSAQLNTLNFWWYMSSTVSASFSFFWDIKMDWGFNVFDIILHRKGSRWIILREPNKLVYNNFIAYYGIVVLDFILRFIWILKLFVIKETEVRLGLKNKVGNFLFGLDFLSLGFATLELLEIIRRWLWCFLKIESDLVKLQYGDNKNAIPLTTIKIG